From the genome of Marasmius oreades isolate 03SP1 chromosome 1, whole genome shotgun sequence:
CTCTGTGCTTATCCCTTCTAGATAACGACGTAGACAATATATTCGACAGCCCTTCTGAACTTGCTATGCCTGAGCCTCGTCGAGGCCTGTCGAGTGGCCGGGTTACCCCGAATCAAACACCAGTGATACCTTCTATGCCTGGCGTAGCAACGGTGCCCGCTTATCCCGCTCCTACTTTCTCTAGTCGTGCAGGAACGGATTCTTATGAATTGACTCAACGACGTTGAGGGAATTCGATACCCGTGCAGACTCGAACCCTTTCTTAGTTGCTGGTGAGATAAtggtttttgtttttctttaACTCACGCTGGCTGTGACCATCCTTGCCCCATTTACTGGACATTTATATTTATTGTTATCTTCCCCATACTTTTACATAGAATATATCATGTATGAACGAGCAAATATAATTACACGCGAGATATATAATATTTCCCCCACATATCGCAACGTGGAACCTAGACATTCCACCCGTTTGATTGCTGAGTGGGACTTCCCCAACCAGCAGAATTCCCCCAAGTCGATGCTCCTCCTGACCCTGGACTAGAACTTGCTCCCCAGGTGCTGGTGCCACCCCCGCCACGACTTGGACTAGTAGCACCACCCCAAGCACCAGTACTGCCTCCATCCCCCCAGCTACCACTACTTCCACCCCACCCGGTCGATGCTGCAGCCGCAGCCGGGGCTGGGGCAGCGTCAGTCGTGGGTTGGTCAGCATTGGGGAGCATATCAGCCTCGGGATGAGATTTAAGACCTAAAATGAGGTTGGCGAGCTTCTTCTGTAGTTCTGCGAGACCCTGAAAGAAAATTAACACAATGAATGAAAAAGGGGTGAAAGAAGTCTATTCACCTTCATCACGACTTCTTGAGGTCCCAAACTCCCGTCAGTCTCGACGTCAAAATAGAATTTGTTGGGTTTTGCGTTAAAATCAAACGATTCATCGTCCCGAGGTggttcctcctccttcccATTTTCGCTGACAGGCCATTCACCGCGTTCGTCGACCTCAAACCAATGAGATGTATGTCGGAGTTTATTGTGAGGGTCATATTCGAAGGCAACAGCAGAACATGGAGACCACTTTGCGTGTTCCTTTGCTAAACCCTGGAGAAATAAACTTAAGAGTCAGATTAAACGGGAAAAGGGGTACGATCGCCGACGGATTTAACCTTTTTTGCGATACAGCGAACGTTCAATTCCTGGCCTTTCCGTATCTTACATATCAGGACCGGTTGAGAACCTAATCTATCTGTAATGCCGTCAGGAGCCTTGATCGCGCAAGCTttgagaggaagaaagaaaaaaaaaagaaatgtgATGCGCACTTTTGTTCACCGGTGTCCCGAAATCTTTCGACCGTTTAGCCAACTCTTCTCCCGTGTCATCGAAATCAATATTCATTGGCGGTTCGATCGTGAGGTGATTACTCGTGACATCCATAGTGACAGCATCCGCACAACTGACattgaggaggaggactATTGAACAATAAGGGCAAGATGAGGTACAATTACAATCCTGTAAAACTCGCAATTAACTCGACTAGGTTTTGAGAGAAATGATAGTTACTTGCCCTAGAATATCGCATGGCTTCGTCGCAGGCCGTACTGACGAGAGGTATCATCCCAAGCCGGTGAGCAATGAATTCATCAGGTAATACGGTAGTGTTGGTCATAAATTCCACCATGTCTATCGCTATAAGTGACGTGAGCAGAATCCAGATACTCCACATTTGTTAGCAAACGCACCGACAGTGGGGAGGTCTGCCATCACCACCCTCCGTAAAGAATTTGCGAACCTATTTGGCTAGTTAGACAAGCCAGACTTTTCGTCACTTCATCAGGGCTTCGCGTACGCAAGGTCGACATTTTCCAAAACGAAATTAACCTTCTCATTTGTGAGCTCGCGAATCCGGACAACTGGTTCAAGTTCAGCCGttccgttcatttcaaaGCGATGATGGTGAGTGCGGGGGGCAACTTGCTCAATGTCGTATTAGTAAGCAAGAGGCGCTCGGAATCGAACGCACTGCTATTTACAATAAAAAGTAGAAGACAACACACTCATGACATTATCATACAAAGTCCAAGAGGAAGTAGATATATGAAGAGTGGAAAATTAGGTGGGCATCGCATTGATGCTTGGAACAGGGGGAGCACTAACAACTTGTTCATCTCTCCGGCGTCGATGACGTTGGATAGCGGAGCGAACGTAACGTGAAAATCGCCCACTTCGCCTAGAATGTGTATTGCCAACGGTAGGAccttgaagaggaggagcttcttcgtcttcttcatcttctccggAGAGCATGTTCTCCAAGGCGAGAAAATCTGTTACATTGTGCTGTTAGTAGGCAGTTCGGCAAGAATGATATAGAAACGGACCATGTCGACAGATTGGACATGAGCTTGATAGTTCAAGCAGCCATGGATCGACACACTGCTGGTGGAAACGATGGTGGCCTTCACAGGGGAGTATCCGAAGGTCGTCACCTTCCTCAAAATCTACGATGCATATTGGACAGGTATCACGACCTATAGCATCGGGTACTACATCCTCGCGAGAAGTGCGAGAAATGTCCTGAGGTGAACGTCTGGCGAAAGAGGTGGAAGCCTGGTCACTGGCACTAACAACATCCTGACGAGGCGCTGTGTCTACTTCCTTGCGAACGGCGGTGATTGATGAATTGTCGTTGTTTTCTATCTGTGATTGACTCTCCTTAAATTCCGTCATTCGTGAGGTCATCTCCAAAGGGGGTGTTGATGAGTGTGCATGTTCAACGTCTTTGAGTGAAGGCTGATCAGCATGATCATTGCTACCAAACTTGACAACTGGGAAGGTGTCGAGAATGGCGCGTGTGAGCCCCCTGGCACGACTTTGCAACATGCCACCATTATCGCCCATACGCGCGCGAGGCCCATACCGTTCCGGGTGACGAATAGCACGAACCGCCTAAAAGTACAAAAGCATTGAGCTGCCTGTTATTGTTAGAGGCAAAAATGACCCGTACACCGGAAATGATGACGATACAGAATAGAGCTGACACGCAACCCGTAATGGCGTACAGGACGATCCTGCGGATACC
Proteins encoded in this window:
- a CDS encoding uncharacterized protein (BUSCO:EOG09263PXH), encoding MNGTAELEPVVRIRELTNEKVNFVLENVDLAFANSLRRVVMADLPTVAIDMVEFMTNTTVLPDEFIAHRLGMIPLVSTACDEAMRYSRDCNCTSSCPYCSIVLLLNVSCADAVTMDVTSNHLTIEPPMNIDFDDTGEELAKRSKDFGTPVNKNRLGSQPVLICKIRKGQELNVRCIAKKGLAKEHAKWSPCSAVAFEYDPHNKLRHTSHWFEVDERGEWPVSENGKEEEPPRDDESFDFNAKPNKFYFDVETDGSLGPQEVVMKGLAELQKKLANLILGLKSHPEADMLPNADQPTTDAAPAPAAAAASTGWGGSSGSWGDGGSTGAWGGATSPSRGGGGTSTWGASSSPGSGGASTWGNSAGWGSPTQQSNGWNV